TCATTATCTCTCTTcaaggataaaattgtaaaaataatatcaattgtcaacaaatttaatatcacaatcaactttcttaatCTCCTTAATTTACTCAAAAGAGATCATATATTTAGAGCAGAGGTAGTAGATTTTATCAATTACTCCTATCAACTATTGGTAAAAGCAAGAATGCAGAAATCACTTTAAAACCAAACATTACATGGCTTATTGGTTTGATAAATTTTGAATAACATAATTGACACTGTTAGTGTTCTTTTGGTTCAGTTCTTCATTCATTTCTGTCATGATGAACCTCATCATCTTCCTCCAAGTTTGAATAAACTGCTTCATTACCAGATGATTCATCCTCAGAATCATTCCTTGATTGAAGTGCTTCATTAACTTCTGAGCTATAAAAGCTAGGAGTTGAACAGCCAGAATCAATGAAAGCAGTCATCCTTTTGTCATCTTCTCTCATATTTTGACCATAAGCTTCAAAGTTCACTTTAGCTGTATTCTTTCCACCAAAACAGGATTCTAGCTTGTCCATGTCAAAGAGTTCTTCCATCATCACTCGGCTTTTCGGGTTGTCAGGGTAAACAAATGTCACTTTTCTGTAAGTCTTTGGTTCAAGAAATGGTTTCACCATCTGTTCCAAAGAATGCACACTTATCAAACACAGAAAAcagattgataaaaaaataatatatacatgaacGAAAGGTAAACAggcaacaagctgcgccgctaaaCCTTTCTATATAGCAAAACCAATCCTTCGAAAAACTACATTCATAGACCTAAGGGACACAACATTGCTAAccctttgaactcttttcagAAGATCCACGTATAGCCTCTGGACTCTTATGCTAGAAAGTAAAAAGTGTCAAATACAAATGATATAAATCATAGAACTCTCATCATACCCTCCACGGCTCGCTCGGAACTAGTATTGTTTAACATtcactcaaaattttaaaaaaattatttacaactGAGATATACATTATACAACTAAGAAGATACTTATATGAAGTATATATCATCAAGCATATATTTTTGTGTCCACTTTCGCATAATAAATTACGCGTAAAATCTTCATTTTTATAGCAGCAACAATGTAAACTTCAGAAAATAGCCAAGCAATGTCAGAATCACACATTCATCAGTAAGCGAAATTCATCACGCACATAAGTCTCATACAATAAAGATAGGAGATATTATGATATCGTACCGTCCAAAATGACTGGAACAATTTTGGCGGATTGTAAAAGACTGCAAGGCCCAATCTTTCAGGGTAATGATTCTGCAGGACTTGAGCAGTATCTCGGGTGACCTTTGATGATACACACGATGCGCTCCACCCTTGAAAATCAATTAGCCAAACCATCTGTTCTTGTGTGGAGGAACTAATATTCAATATGGCATTCTCCAAACAGTAAACGAGGTACTTGATCTGTACGATTGACGCACTTGTACTCTATATTGGATCACTAAGGTCTTAGTTAAAAGATTGAATCATCAATTATATTAACAATGACATCTACAAAACAAGAAGGATCAAGTATATATATTACCTGAATTCCAGCTTTCATAACAAAAACAATCCTTCCTTGCTTGTCCAAGTAATCAGCTTTATACAGCCTTCCGATCAAAGCTTCTCGAGCTACATCATCCTGGTGATATAAATTTAAGAATCTCAACAAGTAACTCATCAAAATttaaacagataaaaaaaaattaatatttgatttgCACCCATCGAATCTTATCAGGCTTGAACTCCAGCCTCCATTTAATGGTGCCTCTCAACATCCTAGCAGCCTTTATAGTATTATAGTTTCTTGCTTTAAGAAACCTTAGCACTGATGCATCCGAACATATTGTCGGGAACTTATCAGCAATTGGACCGATTATCTTTTTGACTTCTCCGATCTGAAAAGAACAAAGGAAATCAATCAATCATTGAAATGTATTCATTTCCTAACAAATTAATGTCTGGTAGTACCTTGATCTGCTGCTCTTCTggagataattttttttcaagtataCTTTCTCTCAATTTCTTAAACGACGACATCGTTCTTTTGAAATCTTAATCAAGCTAAAAATATCCTGAAAATATgaaaaacatacaaaataattcaTCCATATACTTTCAGATGCTTGGTAAGTACTGGAACAAAAATGGCATGGCACTATAATTTTCTCAAGTTGCAAATCATACATGCATGGTTTCAAATCATaaatttgaaaagaatgatAAGAAATTGTATGGCACaattcaaaatcatttataGGAATATTCTAACCACATGATTTGTGTGACTAAAGCAGCATCTATGCATGATTAATTCCAACTAACATTACTACAATCAACTTTGTTTCACATGTAAAATTCCTTGTCAATTTTGCAGGCAAATGATCTGATCCtattatagatcaaatacatcaattattcaatgaatctaaaaaatgactTGACGGATGTAGTGTTATTATTACCGCGGAATAGAAGAGAAGAATGAAACCGGTTTTTGACGTAAAGGAGAAGGCATCAAACAAGATTGGACAGTGTGTGTATACAAACAATGATGAAGAGAGAGAGACTATTAGAGAAGGAGAATGATGAAGGAGAGGAAATGAGAAAGAACACGTGGCTACAACAGAGAAACCACTGGATTGGAATGTTCGAAGGATAAAACTATATGCAGTTACACATGCGTGCTGCTGCGATGTTTTTGCTATTCCTCTTACAAAGAGAcgtgtattttttttacatatcaAAGAGACAGTTttgatatattaaataaaaaaatgaaaaattgtcTCTTGTAAGAGGAACAAATAGTATATCTAAAACATGTTCAAATGCATGTGggaaaactaaattaaattattaaggtgaataaaataacttaaaaCTTACCAAaagtttctttttaattaaagtttacaaaattaagtttgattaaattttattttgcaaaaATGAGTTTCGTCCAATGTGATTTAGGTTTGGATAACATTTAtaaaatgtaatttatttttatgataatttagACTTATAGttgaaaaaactcaaaatcaagGTATATTATCCCATCattattttgagttttttaaACTAATAACATTTTGCTCAAGTTAAAATTGTGTTCatcattataataataataataataataataataataataataataataataataataataataataataataataataataataataataataataataattgagtttaattgGTATGCACCGttagtttaaaatttttttacacatgcatccaatgatgtgttgacacatcatttaatgaatgtgactcATCATGTGTGTTTGAACACCATACATGATAtgttggtatattattggacgcatgtgtaaaataactttacgctgacagtgtatataaattaaattcatatagaTAATGTATGTAAGTTTTTGCTTATTTCACTCATTTCTGATTATTTTGGAAAAACATTTGTTGAGATATGTCAATCTCTTAAATGAATTTCAATTACCTCGAATGATTAATTAGATGAGACCTTGGtttgcataaaataaaatataaataaaaaataaaaaattatgatccCCGACCCTCCCCTACTTGAAGGCTTCAAGCACATACATGTGAAGTGGGAACGAACTGGAGACAGGTAAATTTCTAAGAATAAAATAGATACTACAATGAACACAATAAAAATAAGGCATTTACAGAATAAGATTATATACCCTATGCAGTGTGTACACCATTCATATGGTCTTGAACCATGCAACTGCATGAATCTCAGGGTATTCTAGAAGCCCTATTATCTTTACAAACGAATGCTGTAATGAATATAACTTACTTTCACAAGTAACTCATCAAGAACAATGAAATGGAAAGAAAACTGTTAAAATTCATGTCTTGGCTCCTCAAAATGTAGGAACTGCTTCATTCATGTGCCGAAAGATGCCACCAATGGATAAAACAGCCCAACCTGCACCAACAAGAGCTATTATGATGTGCTCTTTTGATGAAATACACCAACCATTCCCCAAAACAATCCTTCAATGAATATAAATCCATGAGCATCAGATAGTAAACTGTTGAGTTCCATATTTTATTCACCGCCCAAAAGTCCAACCACCGCAATGAGAAACACGTTAAGATTATATTAGAGTTTTCATTTCAGGAATTGAACCCAGTTGGAAATCCTAGCATGTTTGATCAATTTCCTTTCCATGATCATCTTCATGAATATTTTTCCTCAGCCTTCTCAGCCATATGTCATAGTTCATGGGATATGGTGTCCCGCATAGACTGTCGACGTAATCTGCAAAAGCTTTCAGCACTGTGGAAATGTCA
This genomic interval from Trifolium pratense cultivar HEN17-A07 linkage group LG6, ARS_RC_1.1, whole genome shotgun sequence contains the following:
- the LOC123889243 gene encoding phosphatidylinositol transfer protein 3-like; protein product: MSSFKKLRESILEKKLSPEEQQIKIGEVKKIIGPIADKFPTICSDASVLRFLKARNYNTIKAARMLRGTIKWRLEFKPDKIRWDDVAREALIGRLYKADYLDKQGRIVFVMKAGIQSTSASIVQIKYLVYCLENAILNISSSTQEQMVWLIDFQGWSASCVSSKVTRDTAQVLQNHYPERLGLAVFYNPPKLFQSFWTMVKPFLEPKTYRKVTFVYPDNPKSRVMMEELFDMDKLESCFGGKNTAKVNFEAYGQNMREDDKRMTAFIDSGCSTPSFYSSEVNEALQSRNDSEDESSGNEAVYSNLEEDDEVHHDRNE